A genomic segment from Paenibacillus sp. FSL K6-1096 encodes:
- a CDS encoding sugar ABC transporter permease: protein MSGTAVTRTADKPAARTYWTRKRREQLAGWLFIAPEVIGMLVIAVFPLLFSLFLSLTEWNLVGGLSAIHFVGLDNFIELFRDNRFLLALKNNVLFTVGTVPVTMLLGVVLSALIHKKLYAKTFFKVAFFVPYICSTVAIAAVWQALYHPSKGPVNQILMQLGVSEPPRWLVDTSFSLIAIMIIYVWQLLGYQMIIFLAGMTNIPEELYEAATIDGASGIGQFRRITLPLLGPTTFFLAITSTISSFKIFDMIKFLTNGGPNYSSTVIVYQIYEEGFERFKMGYASAMSWVLFLIIMLVTSITWMTQNRKVHY, encoded by the coding sequence ATGAGCGGGACTGCGGTTACCCGGACGGCGGACAAGCCCGCTGCCCGTACGTACTGGACGCGCAAGCGGCGGGAGCAGCTCGCCGGCTGGCTGTTCATTGCGCCGGAGGTCATCGGGATGCTGGTCATCGCGGTGTTCCCGCTGCTGTTCAGCCTGTTCCTCAGCCTGACGGAGTGGAACCTGGTCGGCGGCTTGTCGGCGATCCACTTCGTTGGCCTTGATAACTTCATCGAGCTGTTCAGGGACAACCGTTTCCTGCTGGCGCTGAAGAATAATGTGCTGTTCACCGTCGGCACCGTGCCGGTCACGATGCTGCTGGGCGTGGTGCTCTCGGCGCTGATCCATAAGAAACTGTACGCCAAGACTTTTTTTAAGGTCGCCTTCTTTGTTCCTTATATCTGTTCCACGGTAGCGATCGCGGCGGTCTGGCAGGCGCTCTATCATCCGTCCAAGGGGCCGGTGAATCAGATCCTGATGCAGCTTGGGGTGTCCGAACCGCCGCGCTGGCTGGTCGATACCAGCTTCTCGCTGATTGCGATTATGATCATCTACGTCTGGCAGCTGCTGGGCTACCAGATGATTATCTTCCTGGCCGGGATGACGAACATTCCCGAGGAGCTATATGAGGCGGCGACGATTGACGGGGCCAGCGGGATCGGACAATTCCGGCGGATTACGCTGCCGCTGCTGGGACCGACTACCTTTTTCCTGGCGATAACGAGCACGATCTCTTCCTTCAAAATCTTCGACATGATCAAGTTCCTGACGAACGGCGGGCCGAACTATTCCAGTACCGTTATCGTGTACCAGATCTATGAAGAAGGGTTCGAGCGCTTCAAAATGGGCTACGCCTCCGCGATGTCCTGGGTGCTGTTCCTCATCATCATGCTGGTGACCTCGATTACCTGGATGACGCAGAACCGCAAAGTCCACTACTAG
- a CDS encoding metalloregulator ArsR/SmtB family transcription factor has product MAKKGQESGSTRRMIMTLLKMRGPLTISALAEELGITEMGVRRHVLQLEQESLAKTRVVRQAMGRPIHVYSLTERAEDHFPKSYHNLALELLRELDHGSGGEAVNQLFEGRRKRMLAQYGKVMQGRDLEQRVAELSSIQNAGGYMAEWSKEEDGSYVLREYNCPIRQVAAEYRKACECEQHLFEELLDAKVIRSECMAEGGQCCRYAITPGSREKTSEMKS; this is encoded by the coding sequence ATGGCGAAGAAAGGTCAGGAGAGCGGTTCTACCCGGCGGATGATTATGACGCTGCTGAAGATGCGGGGGCCGCTGACGATCAGCGCGCTTGCAGAAGAACTGGGGATTACCGAGATGGGTGTCCGCCGCCATGTGCTGCAGCTGGAGCAGGAGTCACTGGCCAAGACCCGGGTGGTGCGCCAGGCGATGGGACGTCCCATCCATGTCTATTCGCTGACGGAGAGGGCGGAGGATCATTTTCCCAAAAGCTATCACAATCTGGCGCTGGAGCTGCTGCGGGAGCTGGACCACGGGAGCGGCGGCGAAGCCGTCAATCAGCTGTTCGAAGGCCGCAGGAAGCGGATGCTGGCCCAGTACGGCAAAGTGATGCAGGGCCGTGATCTGGAGCAGCGGGTCGCCGAGCTGTCTTCGATTCAGAATGCCGGAGGGTATATGGCGGAATGGAGCAAGGAGGAAGACGGCTCCTACGTCCTGCGTGAATATAATTGTCCGATCCGCCAGGTGGCGGCAGAGTACCGCAAGGCCTGTGAGTGCGAGCAGCATCTGTTCGAGGAGCTGCTGGATGCCAAGGTGATCCGCAGTGAGTGTATGGCCGAGGGCGGCCAGTGCTGCCGGTATGCGATTACCCCGGGCTCCAGGGAGAAAACTTCCGAAATGAAGAGCTGA
- a CDS encoding carbohydrate ABC transporter permease produces the protein MTMKKLKPGNLIFTVLFALLSVFFLMPLVWMLSAASKTEKEVWTFPIQWIPTDWNLAANFKAVWMGDVAFGLFYMNSLKIALISTLATIVISAMAGYALAKLDFKGRALIFTLMLAFMMIPEQATLVPRYIMIKELGLYDSHAALILMGMFSSYFTFLLRQFMIGIHNDMLEAAELDGAGFFRIFWSVVLPLSRPILATVGIIKFIWTWNDYQGPLIMLNSTKLYTIPLGMQFFKEEFGTQISVMMMASVAAVLPLLVLFLVLQKQVINGIAIGGVKG, from the coding sequence ATGACAATGAAAAAACTCAAGCCCGGCAATCTGATCTTCACGGTCCTGTTCGCCCTGCTGTCGGTATTCTTCCTGATGCCGCTGGTGTGGATGCTGTCGGCCGCCTCGAAGACGGAGAAGGAGGTCTGGACCTTCCCGATTCAGTGGATTCCTACCGATTGGAACCTGGCCGCCAACTTCAAGGCGGTGTGGATGGGGGATGTGGCCTTCGGGTTATTCTATATGAACTCACTCAAAATCGCCCTGATCTCCACCCTGGCCACGATCGTCATCTCCGCGATGGCCGGGTACGCGCTCGCCAAGCTGGATTTCAAGGGCCGGGCGCTGATCTTCACCCTGATGCTGGCCTTCATGATGATTCCCGAGCAGGCGACGCTGGTGCCGCGCTATATTATGATTAAGGAGCTGGGACTCTATGACTCCCATGCAGCGCTTATTCTGATGGGGATGTTCTCCAGCTACTTCACCTTCCTGCTGCGCCAGTTCATGATCGGCATTCATAATGATATGCTGGAAGCGGCCGAGCTGGACGGCGCCGGGTTCTTCCGCATCTTCTGGAGTGTCGTGCTGCCGCTGAGCCGCCCGATTCTGGCGACGGTGGGGATTATCAAGTTCATCTGGACCTGGAACGATTACCAGGGGCCGCTGATTATGCTCAATTCGACCAAGCTGTACACGATTCCGCTGGGGATGCAGTTCTTCAAGGAGGAATTCGGCACGCAAATCTCCGTGATGATGATGGCCTCGGTGGCTGCGGTTCTGCCGCTGCTGGTGCTGTTCCTGGTCCTCCAGAAGCAGGTTATCAACGGCATTGCCATCGGCGGTGTCAAAGGCTAG
- the racE gene encoding glutamate racemase yields the protein MQQAIAILDSGVGGLTVVKEVMRQLPREKIIYFGDTARAPYGPRSTEEVKLFTEQIVDYLIQFNPKMIVIACNTATAAALDYISAKVAVPVIGVIHPGARAAISASKSGRVGVIGTIGTIASGAYTAALKQLSPFVEVVSQACPALVPYVEHGMFRSVESHLAVAESLNGIKYEPIDTLILGCTHYPFLVEPISRVMGPGVKLISSADETAREISTILYDKGQLASGDDSPIHQFFCSGDAEMFQRIARDWLGEQISRTPVVWQVSAM from the coding sequence GTGCAGCAAGCCATAGCTATATTAGACTCAGGAGTGGGAGGCTTGACCGTGGTCAAGGAAGTGATGCGGCAGCTCCCCCGGGAGAAGATCATCTATTTCGGCGATACAGCAAGAGCCCCGTACGGACCCCGTTCAACTGAGGAAGTGAAATTGTTCACCGAACAAATCGTGGACTACTTAATTCAATTTAATCCTAAAATGATTGTCATTGCCTGCAACACCGCCACCGCCGCCGCCCTTGATTATATTTCTGCCAAGGTTGCCGTTCCGGTGATCGGCGTCATTCACCCCGGTGCCCGCGCCGCCATCAGCGCATCCAAAAGCGGCCGGGTCGGCGTCATCGGCACCATAGGTACCATTGCAAGCGGAGCCTACACGGCGGCGCTGAAGCAGCTATCGCCCTTCGTTGAGGTGGTCAGCCAGGCCTGCCCGGCCCTTGTCCCTTATGTGGAGCATGGAATGTTCCGCTCGGTGGAGAGCCACCTGGCTGTAGCCGAATCCCTGAACGGGATCAAATACGAGCCGATAGATACCCTGATCCTGGGCTGCACCCATTATCCGTTCCTGGTTGAGCCGATCAGCAGGGTGATGGGGCCGGGCGTTAAGCTGATCAGCTCGGCGGATGAGACCGCGCGGGAGATCAGTACGATTCTCTATGATAAAGGCCAGCTGGCCAGCGGGGATGACAGCCCGATTCACCAGTTTTTCTGCAGCGGGGACGCGGAGATGTTCCAGCGGATCGCCCGGGACTGGCTCGGAGAGCAGATCAGCCGGACGCCTGTCGTCTGGCAAGTGTCCGCCATGTAG
- a CDS encoding extracellular solute-binding protein codes for MKKLSIMLASMLLMLSVSACGGNGGNGGNGAGSSAATDAPGAASADPGAAGKAKIKFYTFKADKPEEPIYQAVQAYNEAQDKVEVEYESLVQNSDSTDFMKKLDILVAGGEVVDVFMTGNEDELLERASRGVVEPLNSFFEQEKITPEDEYSKLLKLEDKVYGILPSSTQWLTVFNKDHLEAAGLSLPEMGWTWDDFRDYAKKLTTPEHYGTYFHTWGEYPNIIAYTEKPHPQLSADLKPIFDDPSFEYFFNLRRAMEKEDKSVEPYADVLASNYHVLQQFFAGNASMLAVPSYAVRAALNQEKFPHEFQSMYAPLPRSVDSKELGMTNISGGGLAMGAKSANKEASYDFIRWMSKESYKFTKEIPSFKGVDGAELINGFFGENTDLIDTASLTKTLFDPNIKMPDTFSVPYGSELKAIVENGFASFILDNRSFDEVKGEMTAEVEKVVQANQK; via the coding sequence GTGAAGAAACTATCAATCATGCTCGCCAGTATGCTGCTTATGCTCTCGGTCAGCGCGTGCGGCGGAAATGGCGGGAACGGCGGGAACGGGGCAGGCAGCTCAGCGGCCACCGATGCACCGGGGGCAGCGTCAGCTGATCCGGGGGCGGCAGGCAAAGCCAAGATCAAATTCTACACCTTCAAAGCAGATAAGCCGGAGGAGCCGATCTACCAGGCTGTTCAGGCGTATAACGAAGCCCAGGATAAAGTGGAAGTGGAGTATGAATCCCTGGTTCAGAACAGCGACAGCACCGATTTCATGAAAAAGCTGGATATTCTCGTCGCCGGGGGCGAAGTGGTCGATGTGTTCATGACCGGCAATGAGGATGAGCTGCTGGAGCGCGCTTCGCGGGGAGTTGTGGAACCGCTTAATTCTTTTTTTGAACAGGAAAAGATCACTCCAGAGGATGAATATTCCAAGCTGCTGAAGCTGGAAGACAAGGTCTACGGCATTCTGCCCAGCTCTACGCAGTGGCTGACGGTCTTCAACAAGGACCATCTGGAAGCGGCGGGCCTCTCCTTGCCGGAGATGGGCTGGACCTGGGATGATTTCCGCGACTATGCCAAGAAGCTGACCACCCCGGAACATTACGGAACCTACTTCCACACCTGGGGCGAATATCCGAACATTATCGCTTACACCGAGAAGCCGCATCCGCAGCTTAGCGCGGACCTGAAGCCGATTTTTGACGATCCGTCCTTCGAGTACTTCTTCAACCTCCGCCGTGCGATGGAGAAAGAGGATAAAAGTGTTGAGCCGTATGCCGATGTGCTGGCCTCGAATTATCATGTGCTGCAGCAGTTTTTTGCCGGAAATGCCAGTATGCTGGCCGTCCCGAGCTATGCCGTCAGAGCGGCGCTGAATCAGGAGAAGTTCCCGCATGAGTTCCAGAGCATGTATGCTCCGCTCCCCCGTTCGGTGGACAGCAAGGAGCTGGGGATGACGAATATTTCCGGCGGCGGCCTGGCGATGGGCGCGAAATCAGCGAACAAGGAAGCCTCGTATGACTTCATCCGCTGGATGTCCAAGGAATCCTACAAGTTCACCAAGGAGATTCCTTCGTTCAAGGGCGTGGACGGAGCGGAGCTGATCAACGGCTTTTTCGGGGAAAATACAGATCTGATCGATACCGCCTCCCTGACCAAGACGCTGTTCGACCCCAACATCAAAATGCCGGACACCTTCAGTGTACCGTATGGCAGTGAGCTGAAAGCGATTGTGGAGAACGGCTTCGCCAGCTTCATCCTGGATAACCGCAGCTTCGATGAAGTCAAGGGTGAGATGACCGCGGAAGTAGAGAAGGTCGTGCAGGCGAACCAGAAATAA
- a CDS encoding histidine kinase: MKWLSRFSFHRRLQFTFLILILLPFVVVTFWSYTSVRENVSEKIARSNEETLKVIGSQIEKTVDNISFVSVYFSEAYDPAVLESLRYLQDTASFGNYRVYTHYNKLRTTANILSVQSLDADLQIMLVNRENRVLIGSQEYPVFSVLPEALLQESGRLDEREKVSLQWFPYGGTPAAPDYYYAVRFIADPLNQDKLATLYVGIPSHYFRSLLDTGNAGSRLSLLDQQGRNIAVTGEAGLTDEGAMLVSETRIPKVGWLLTGKTPRSSIDSHINREFLVSISLIGLFFLAFLLLSMLWAGYINKPISLLRASVKQYVGGNRAVRIPVQGKDEVAVLSGAFNQMLDDMNGLLQQVESEQEETRRLELQALAAQIRPHFLLNTLNSIKVDLLLSGDEPHGAMIDALMKLLRVYIHVDKPLKLAEECRVLGSYVQVMQIRNRLDIAFECAVGEAEGEVMLPRLLLQPIVENAISHGFSARPEHPAIRLEAVMEQDLLKISISDNGRGMPEDKLQRLNRRLQGHEDPALWPDKGVGLVNTARRLQVLYGYRARLSAEAGPEEGMTFTLYIPVHQEKEAAALDDPDAD, from the coding sequence ATGAAATGGTTAAGCCGTTTTTCGTTCCATCGCAGACTGCAGTTCACGTTCCTGATCCTGATCCTGCTGCCTTTCGTTGTTGTAACCTTCTGGTCGTATACCTCTGTCCGCGAGAATGTGAGTGAGAAGATCGCCCGTTCCAATGAGGAGACGTTGAAGGTGATTGGCAGCCAAATCGAGAAGACGGTGGACAACATCTCGTTCGTCTCCGTCTATTTCTCCGAGGCGTATGATCCGGCGGTGCTGGAAAGTCTGCGTTACTTACAAGATACCGCGAGCTTCGGCAATTACCGCGTGTATACCCATTACAACAAACTTAGGACTACTGCGAATATTCTGTCGGTCCAGTCGCTGGATGCGGACCTGCAGATTATGCTGGTCAACCGGGAGAACCGGGTGCTGATCGGCAGCCAGGAGTATCCGGTTTTCTCGGTGCTGCCGGAGGCGCTGCTTCAGGAGAGCGGCAGGCTGGATGAGCGGGAAAAAGTGTCGCTGCAATGGTTCCCCTACGGCGGCACTCCCGCAGCACCGGATTATTATTATGCGGTACGCTTCATTGCCGACCCGCTTAATCAGGACAAGCTGGCAACGCTGTATGTGGGCATTCCGAGCCATTATTTCCGCAGCCTGCTGGATACGGGCAATGCGGGGAGCCGGCTGTCTCTGTTGGATCAGCAGGGGAGGAATATCGCGGTTACGGGGGAAGCGGGGCTTACCGATGAAGGAGCGATGCTGGTCAGTGAGACCCGCATTCCTAAGGTAGGCTGGTTACTTACCGGTAAGACGCCACGCAGCTCCATCGACAGCCACATTAACCGTGAGTTTCTGGTGTCGATCTCGCTGATCGGCTTGTTCTTCCTGGCCTTCCTGCTCCTGTCCATGCTGTGGGCCGGATATATTAACAAGCCGATCAGCCTGCTGCGGGCCAGCGTCAAGCAGTATGTCGGCGGTAACCGCGCGGTGCGGATTCCGGTGCAGGGCAAGGATGAAGTCGCGGTGCTGTCGGGGGCCTTCAATCAGATGCTGGACGATATGAACGGGCTGCTGCAGCAGGTTGAGAGTGAGCAGGAGGAGACAAGGCGGCTGGAGCTTCAGGCGCTGGCGGCGCAGATCCGGCCGCATTTTCTGCTGAATACGTTGAACTCCATTAAAGTGGATCTGCTGCTCAGCGGTGACGAGCCGCACGGGGCCATGATCGATGCGTTGATGAAGCTGCTGCGTGTATACATTCATGTCGACAAGCCGCTAAAGCTGGCCGAGGAATGCAGGGTGCTGGGCAGCTATGTGCAGGTGATGCAGATCCGCAACCGTCTGGATATTGCCTTTGAATGTGCGGTGGGCGAGGCGGAGGGAGAGGTGATGCTGCCGCGCCTGCTGCTGCAGCCGATTGTCGAGAATGCGATCAGCCACGGCTTCTCGGCCCGTCCGGAGCATCCGGCTATCCGGCTCGAAGCCGTCATGGAGCAGGACCTGCTGAAGATCAGCATCAGCGACAACGGCCGGGGGATGCCGGAGGACAAGCTTCAGCGGCTGAACCGCCGCCTGCAAGGCCATGAAGACCCGGCGCTGTGGCCGGACAAAGGGGTCGGGCTGGTGAACACCGCCCGCCGTCTGCAGGTCCTGTACGGTTACCGTGCGCGGCTGAGCGCGGAGGCAGGCCCGGAAGAAGGCATGACGTTCACACTATATATCCCTGTACACCAAGAGAAGGAGGCGGCTGCCCTTGATGACCCTGATGCTGATTGA
- a CDS encoding DUF1572 family protein, whose amino-acid sequence MNYDFNREWLSKKFAEIRDRILKALRQLNDEQVNWRPDPASHSISTLIKHIEGNIQERIIKGILHQDIQRNRDDELKQTYIPRSELEKVIQDRFDLVISTVTNITDEELEHTQWVRSRERTNLDMLHQCGAHYSEHMGQIFYIAKQILQENYKSTSI is encoded by the coding sequence ATGAATTATGATTTCAACAGGGAGTGGCTGTCAAAGAAGTTTGCAGAGATTCGAGACCGTATACTGAAAGCTCTGCGGCAGCTTAATGATGAACAAGTGAATTGGAGACCTGACCCTGCAAGTCATAGCATATCGACATTAATAAAGCATATTGAAGGCAACATTCAAGAAAGAATTATAAAGGGAATCCTGCATCAGGACATTCAGAGAAACCGTGACGATGAACTCAAACAAACCTATATTCCAAGGTCGGAACTGGAAAAAGTAATTCAAGACAGATTTGATCTGGTGATCAGCACGGTAACCAATATCACCGATGAAGAGCTGGAGCACACACAATGGGTCAGAAGCCGGGAAAGAACCAATCTGGATATGCTGCATCAATGCGGAGCACATTACTCGGAGCATATGGGGCAAATATTTTATATCGCCAAGCAAATTTTACAAGAAAATTACAAGTCCACATCCATATAA
- a CDS encoding Dabb family protein produces MIKHIVFFKLKDRSPDKVAETVAVLRNMEGRIPQLLSIEVGADVIHSERSFDIALVTEVASLEDLQAYQVHPAHKEVIAHINEVKELSVAVDYEV; encoded by the coding sequence ATGATCAAGCATATTGTATTTTTCAAATTAAAGGACCGGTCCCCGGACAAGGTCGCAGAGACGGTTGCCGTGCTGCGTAATATGGAAGGCCGCATTCCGCAGCTCCTGTCCATTGAAGTCGGCGCCGATGTGATTCATTCCGAGCGTTCATTCGATATTGCGCTGGTTACCGAGGTGGCCTCGCTGGAGGATTTGCAGGCGTATCAGGTGCATCCGGCCCACAAGGAAGTCATCGCCCATATCAACGAGGTTAAGGAACTGTCTGTAGCTGTTGACTACGAGGTCTGA
- a CDS encoding M14 family zinc carboxypeptidase gives MQQYIACRGDTVSRIAARHGLTPEHVIQGNPWAGSQPYLYPGQVLFLPSAPRKRYAVQAGDDVYSIASLFGVGIDELEQLNPGVSSGRHCQPGKILVIPAGSRRSGVCLRGEYGPAEAEADAARLAAHYSACVHSEVIGHSVLGQPITLLRIGSGPRHLHVNAALHANEWLTAPCLMRFIEEYAAAFTSGADWHGHRPADWHRDWTLWAVPMANPDGVQLVQEGVLADHPYYRELIAWNSGRRSFRHWKANIRGVDLGDQFPAHWEEERDRRQVPGPAPRDYSGPAPLSEPEAAALAALAERVPGDAAVSLHSQGAEIYWNYRGYEPPESRQWAARLAAASGYRAVELTGSDAGYKDWFIQRFRKPGFTVELGIGKNPLPMADFNDMALETGLILAAILSNLK, from the coding sequence ATGCAGCAATACATTGCCTGCAGGGGAGATACCGTTAGCCGTATCGCCGCAAGGCACGGATTGACACCAGAGCATGTCATACAGGGGAATCCATGGGCTGGCAGCCAGCCCTATCTATACCCGGGACAGGTGCTGTTCCTGCCGTCTGCCCCGCGCAAGCGTTATGCGGTGCAGGCGGGGGATGACGTGTACAGCATCGCGTCTTTATTTGGTGTGGGCATCGATGAGCTGGAGCAGCTCAACCCCGGCGTCAGCTCCGGGCGCCACTGCCAGCCGGGCAAGATTCTGGTCATTCCGGCCGGGAGCCGCCGGAGCGGGGTCTGCCTTCGCGGCGAATATGGGCCGGCGGAGGCGGAAGCGGATGCCGCACGGCTGGCGGCTCATTATTCTGCCTGTGTCCATTCTGAAGTGATCGGGCACAGTGTGCTGGGCCAGCCGATTACGCTGCTGCGGATCGGCAGCGGTCCGCGCCACCTGCATGTGAATGCGGCGCTTCATGCCAACGAATGGCTGACCGCACCCTGCCTGATGCGGTTCATCGAAGAGTATGCGGCTGCCTTCACATCAGGCGCAGACTGGCACGGCCACCGGCCGGCGGACTGGCACCGGGACTGGACGCTGTGGGCGGTGCCGATGGCGAACCCTGACGGTGTCCAGCTGGTGCAGGAGGGAGTGCTGGCGGACCACCCCTATTACCGGGAGCTGATAGCATGGAACAGCGGCCGCCGCAGCTTCCGGCACTGGAAGGCCAACATCCGCGGCGTGGATCTGGGCGACCAGTTCCCCGCCCACTGGGAGGAGGAACGCGACCGGCGGCAGGTTCCCGGCCCGGCCCCGCGCGATTACAGCGGCCCTGCGCCGCTCAGCGAGCCGGAGGCTGCGGCGCTGGCAGCGCTGGCCGAGCGCGTTCCGGGCGATGCAGCCGTCTCTCTGCACAGCCAGGGTGCGGAGATCTACTGGAACTACCGGGGCTATGAGCCGCCGGAGAGCAGGCAGTGGGCAGCCCGGCTGGCGGCGGCCAGCGGCTACCGGGCGGTGGAGCTGACCGGCAGCGATGCCGGCTACAAGGACTGGTTCATCCAGCGCTTCCGCAAGCCGGGCTTCACGGTGGAGCTGGGCATAGGCAAGAACCCGCTGCCGATGGCGGACTTCAACGACATGGCGCTGGAGACCGGCCTGATTCTCGCGGCGATCCTGTCCAATTTGAAATAA
- a CDS encoding HepT-like ribonuclease domain-containing protein has translation MYYVNRKQIEVILEQIPDLNEGLRHAAASWDGSTMMGLMQERCLHLAVEVVTDVGSCLIDGFIMRDAGSYEDIISIIHDEQVLGDSGIYEALTSLVALRKPLVQDYYVWNRQALHPMTAGLPEILERFAAEVRRYLDQELGSGAISQAGP, from the coding sequence GTGTATTATGTCAACCGGAAGCAAATTGAAGTGATTCTTGAACAGATCCCTGATCTGAATGAAGGTCTGCGCCACGCGGCTGCTTCCTGGGACGGAAGCACGATGATGGGCCTTATGCAGGAACGCTGCCTTCATCTGGCCGTTGAGGTGGTCACGGATGTCGGCAGCTGCCTGATCGACGGGTTCATTATGCGCGATGCGGGTAGTTACGAGGATATCATCTCCATTATTCATGATGAGCAGGTGCTGGGCGACAGCGGGATCTATGAAGCTCTGACCTCCCTTGTAGCCTTGCGCAAGCCGCTGGTTCAGGACTATTATGTGTGGAACCGGCAGGCGCTGCATCCAATGACAGCGGGGCTGCCGGAGATTCTTGAGCGGTTCGCCGCCGAGGTGCGCAGATATCTGGACCAGGAGCTGGGCAGCGGGGCTATAAGCCAGGCAGGGCCATAA
- a CDS encoding YtxH domain-containing protein, with product MMRKDTKSLFWGVLAGSVVGTVTALLFAPKPGKELRKDIAEGTADAVDKVQTIAGQASEKTTEIYGKAKEAVVSVAHEVKEWSKSVKGAVEEADVDVATVSGIAGQAVEATDAVEAVKDEIAAYEAAEQAAVAEAEISDVTGTDAAVAEALEDGKNAEKLS from the coding sequence ATGATGAGAAAAGATACCAAAAGCTTGTTCTGGGGTGTGCTTGCCGGCAGCGTGGTGGGAACGGTGACAGCCTTGCTGTTCGCTCCCAAGCCGGGCAAGGAGCTGCGTAAGGATATCGCCGAAGGTACGGCTGATGCGGTGGATAAGGTCCAGACTATCGCCGGCCAGGCCAGCGAGAAGACTACGGAAATTTACGGCAAGGCGAAGGAAGCAGTAGTCTCTGTGGCCCATGAGGTGAAGGAATGGAGCAAGTCCGTTAAGGGTGCGGTCGAAGAAGCAGATGTGGATGTGGCCACAGTAAGCGGCATTGCCGGGCAGGCTGTGGAAGCTACGGATGCCGTGGAAGCTGTGAAGGATGAGATTGCCGCTTATGAGGCTGCGGAGCAAGCCGCCGTGGCTGAAGCGGAGATCAGCGATGTGACAGGTACAGATGCCGCCGTAGCTGAGGCGCTTGAAGATGGGAAGAACGCAGAGAAGCTGTCCTAA